The Atribacter laminatus genome contains the following window.
TGATATTACCGGTGCAATAATTGGGCTCAATTATTTTCATATAAAAAAGGTTTTTGCCTCAACTATTCCTACCGGCTTTGGTTTTATCGAAACTGCTCATGGCAAGTTACCTATTCCAGCTCCTGCTACAGTTGAGTTGTTAAAAGGTGTACCCATAAAGTCAGGTCATATTCCCTACGAGCTTACCACACCAACTGGGGCGGCTATAATCTCAGGTATAACCAACGAATTCGTTATTTTTCCTCATATGGTCATTGAAAAAATTGGTTATGGGGCAGGACACCATGATTTTGAAATCCCAAATACCCTTCGACTTTTTTTAGGACATATCCCTGAATATGAACAAACCGAAGAGAATATTCTTATCGAAACCAATCTTGACGATATGTCGCCTCAAATAATTGAATATGTGAGCGATAAACTTTTTGATATTGGCGCGCTTGATGTCTTTACTACTCCAATTTTCATGAAAAAACAACGTCCAGCTATCAAATTGTCGATTATCATCCAGCCCGACTTGTTTGAAAGAGTTAAAAATATCCTTTTTCAAGAAACAACTACCTTAGGATTTCGAGAGTTTCAATTTAAAAAGGTATTTCTTGCTCGTGAAGATCGATTTGTAGAAACGGTTTGGGGGAAAGTTCGGGTAAAAATATCAAAACATCAAAAGGGTTTTAGGATAACCCCAGAATACGAAGAATGTAAAACCATTGCTCAAAAATTCCAAATTCCGCTCCTTGACGTGATTCGTTCCGTTCACCAGGCGGCAATAGAAAATGAACAAAACAACACGACCTATTAAAAAAAGCTAATCAATCAGGATTCATCGCAATGACCTTTACATTTTGTTCCACATTTCTGACAAACTAACCTTTGCACCAGGGTTTCCCGTTCCTTTAAGGTAACAAAGCGCTTGATAACTCTTTTATCCTGTATCCATGCCCATTGACCTATGCGTTCATCTAAAGGAATGTCGCCAAGAACCAACTTTCTTTTGTCTAAATTACCACGCTTAGCCAAGTTGAATCTCTCCTCTATCCAGAATATAGATATTTTTATAATTAATTATTAAGGTACTGATTTATGATATAAATTTTATCCTTAGTCTTCGCCTAAATACGCTTTTCTGACTTTTTCATCAAAGAGTAAGCTTTTTCCTTCCCCACTGGTAGTGATTTTACCAGTTTCCATAACATAGGCAAAATCAGATATTTCTAAGGCAGCCCGAGCATTCTGCTCGATGAGCAAGATGGTGGCTCCTTCCTGATTAATTTTTTTTATTATTTGAAATATTTCTTTCACCAAAAGTGGAGCAAGCCCTAATGATGGTTCGTCCATCATTAACAATTGAGGGCGAGACATGAGAGCCCGGCCAACCGCTAACATCTGTTGTTCCCCACCACTCAGAGTTCCCCCTTTTTGCCATGTTCTTTCTTTCAACCGAGGGAAGATGGAAAAAATCCAATCCATATCATTTTTAATTTGAACCATATCTTTTCTAATATAACACCCAAGTATGAGGTTTTCCATAACGGTAAGGTTCGGGAAGATTCTCCTTCCTTCGGGGACCATAGCGATTCCCATCTCGACAATTCGGTGGGTTGGTAAATCGCCAATTAAGTTATCTTTTAATTTGATAGTTCCTGTCCTCGAGCGTACTAATCCAGAAATTGTTCTCAGTGTTGTACTCTTTCCGGCTCCATTCGCTCCAATTAAAGAAACAATCTTGTTTTTATACACTTCTAAGGATATCCCTTTTAAAGCATGAATCCCACCGTAATAAACATGGAGGTTATCTATTTTTAATAATGGTTGCTCAACATTCATTATCCTTCCACTCCCAAGTAGGCTTCGATTACTTTTGGATTATTACGAATTTCATTCGGTGTCCCTTCGGCAATTTTAATTCCAAAATCCATTACCGCTACTTTTTCACAGATTCCCATGACGACTTTCATATCGTGTTCGATAAGCAGAATGGTTAAATTAAACTCCCTGCGGATTCTCTGGATAAAACTCATGAGGTCCATGGTTTCATGGGGATTCATTCCTGCTGCTGGTTCATCTAATAAAAGAAGCTTGGGATGAGTAGCCAAGGCGCGGGCTATTTCCAACCTTCTTTGCTGGCCGTAGGGTAGGTTTTTGGCTTCCTCCTCCAGATTGAGCAAACCAACTGCTTCTAACAATTGTTTTCCTTCTTCTCTCATGGCCTTTTCTTGACGAATATATCCAGGGGTTTCCCACATGGCACTGAAAAAGGTTTTTTTAAGGTCTTTTTGGAAAGACACTAAAACATTATCTAATACTGATAGGTTGCCAAATAAACGAATATTTTGGAAAGTTCTGGCAATACCAAGAGAAGTGATAGTATGGGGAGGAAGGTGGTTGAGCTCTTGATTCATAAAATCAACCTTCCCTTTAGTAGGAATATACTGACCAGTTATCATATTAAATATTGTTGTTTTCCCAGCTCCATTGGGACCAATTAATCCGGCTAAATCTCCGTCTTGAAGTTGGAAATTAAAATCATTAACAGCAATTAATCCACCGAAAACCATTGTTAATCCTTCTAAAGAGAGAATCGGTTCTATCCTATTGTTCATCTTGTGGTTCCTTTTTCCTGAATAATCTAAAAACCAGATCCCACGATAATTCTTTGGTTCCGAATAACCCTCGTCGATAAAATATCATCATAACGACCAACAACGCAGAGAAGACAACCATTCGCATACCAGGGATACCAGGTATAGTAAACGAACCAATAGTATGAGGAGCCTCGACTTCTCGAAGTATTTCTTGAAGAAAGGCAAAAATAAAAGCAGTAACAACTGAACCGGTAATGCTCCCCAAGCCTCCTAATACAACAATAATCAGCAAATTAAAGGTCATTGCAAAGGTGAATAAAGTTGGAGAAACCGTACTAATTAAAGTAACAAAAAGACCTCCAGCCACACCAGCAAAAAAACCGCTTACGGCAAAGGCCAAAAGCTTCATTCGAAAAGGATTAATGCCCATGGCTTGGGCAGCTATTTCATCCTCCCGAATTGCTTTTAAAGCTCTTCCATAACTGGAATTCACCAGATTCCGAATCAGAAAAACCGTAAGAAAAGCCAATCCACCCGTCCACCATAAATTGGTATATTGTGGAATACCTTTAATGCCCAAAGCGCCGTTGGTTAAGGGGATAAAATTATTCGCTAAAACAAAAATGATCTCACTGAAGCCAAAGGAAGCAATTGCCAAATAATCTCCCCTAAGCCGAAGAGTAGGAAAACCGATGAGAAAAGCTCCCCCGGCTGCAACCAAACCACCAAAGACTAAAGAAAGAATGAAGAGATAGGACGGAAAGGTTATAACACTAAAAGGCCAAATTAAAGGGGTTAAAAAATAAACCTGTATTTTTTGATAAACTGGTAACATTAACAAGGCAACGGTGTACCCACCTAAAGCCATAAATCCATTCGGACCTAAGGAAAATTGACCAGCTATTCCGTTGATCAAATTATAAGCAACAGCAGCAATAACATAGATAAAAGCGGTATTTAATATTCTTACCATATAGGCATTCAGGTAGTTTTGGGCTAACCATAAGCCAAACAATAAGATGACAAAAAGTATTGCTGTTAGAATATAATCTCTTTTCCCCATTTTTTTCCCAAATCACACCTTTTCTTTTAGAGTTTCGCCCATGATTCCGTTTGGTTTAATGATTAAAAATAGAATTAACAAGCCGAAAACAAAGGCATCTTTATACCCGGTCAAGCTCGGGAAAAAAGCTGCTATGAGTATTTCGGCAAGGCCGATAATAAATCCTCCGATCATAGCACCAACGACATTTCCAATTCCACCAACCACCGCAGCGGTAAATGCTTTCCATCCTGGGAAAATACCCATCAATGGGTTAATCTGGGGAAATTTGGCAGCCCACATGACTCCTCCGGCACCAGCTAACGCCGATCCAAGAGCGAAGGTATAAAGAATGATCTGATCGATATTCACACCCATAAGTCGAGTAGTTTCCATATCTTTGGCCACAGCCCGCATGGCCATTCCCACTTTGGTTTTATAGACAATATAAAGCAAGACCAATAAAATACCAATACTAATGATTGGTACCCAAAAGCTCACCCCCTGAATTTTAGCGCCGGCAATAACATAGACGTTTTTCATGAGGTCGGGACGAGGAAACCCTTTCGGTCTGGCTCCTAAAACCACTAAACCTAAATTTTCCAAAAAATAAGACACTCCGACGGCAGTAATTAAGGCCGAAATACGTGGTGCAGACCGGAGGGGACGATAAGCCACTCTTTCAATCGTCATTCCCACTATGGCACACAATACCACGCTAATTATAACTGAAAGCCACCAGGGAAGCATAAATATGGCAATCATATAAAAAGCAAAGTAAGTGCCAAGCATAAAAACATCGCTATGGGCAAAATTAATCAAACTGAGGATGCCATATACCAGTGTATAACCGATTGCCAATAGTGCGTAGAGACTTCCCAGGGAAAATCCATTCATCAATTGCTGAAAAAATTGGGTAAAACTCATTTTTATATCCTCATCATTCAATATAATGAATCAATGTATGCCGATATATTCTACTCAAAAGGTCCCAAGAAAAAAAGGGTTTTAAAAAATAAAAAGGGACAGGGAATGCCTGTCCCTTTTTATTTTTATCTTTTACTTGACTTCGATGGTTCCAAGAAGCTTCGCTTTACCACCTTCAACCTGTTTCACGACAACCGGTTTTAAAGCATCGCCTTTTTCAATGGTTATTTTTCCAGTGGTTACTTCTAAATCTTTGGTATCTTCGATTGCTGCTGCTATTTTTTCTGGTTCAAAAGAGTTGGCACGTTTGATAGCATCAAGAATGATTATATAACAATCAGCTGCCAAAGCTCCGAAAACACCGGGTTCTTTATTAAATTTTGCCCGATAGGCATCGAAGTATTTTTGACCGATCTCGGTTAAAGCTTTTTCGGTATCACCGTGAGCGGTGAAATAAAACCCTTCAACCGCATCGCCACCAATATCAATCAGTTCGGGAGCATCAGAACCATCGCCACCTAAAATCTTTCCCTCATATCCTAAATCACGAGCTTGACGGCAAATAAGCGCAATTTCGGTGTAATAGTTTGGAAGATATATTACATCCGGATTCAAATTCATAATGGTAGTCAACTGCGCTGAAAAATCCTGGTCTCCAGTTTTACAATGTTGAACGGTCAATACTTCTCCTCCTAATTTTTCATAGCCTTCTTTGAAAAAGTTCCCGAGGGCAACACAGTAATCCTGGGCTATATCGGATAGAATTGCCACTGATTTTGCATCTAAATCCTCATAAGCATACTGAGCGGCGGCTACTCCTTGATAAGAATCGATAAAGGTTGCCCGGAATGAATATTTCTTATCCTGGGTAACCAAAGGATTGGTAGAGGTCGCTGAAATCTGGGGTACCATTTTCTCTTCACAAATTGGACCGGCCGATAACATACTTCCACTAATTGCCGGGCCGATTATTGCAACAACTTTTTCTTTGTCAATTAAACGAGTAGCTGCATTAGCCGCTTCTACCTTATCGCTTTTATTGTCAACTAAGACATATTCAACTTGTTTTCCTAGCACTTCGGTTCCGACAATATCCATGATGAGTTCAACGCCCTCATTGATCATTTGACCATAAGCGGCGACTGAACCGGTCATTTCCAAGTTTGCTCCAATTTTAACCGTATCTTGACCAAAAACCGGAATCGAAACTATTAATAGAATTGCTAAAAATATTCCAAAACATGATAATTTCTTCAAAGCAATTTCCCCCTTCTTTAAAATTTTGTATAAAATTATCATCAGAATGAGATTCTTGTCAAGGAAAATATACACAATAAGCCAAAAACATTATTACTTTTTTTAAATACTATCATTTTTTCATGATATGGAATAGAACTTTATATCTAATTCCTAGCACGGTGTTCCTGAATCGCTTCAAATAAAGCCTTTAAATTTTCAACTGGTACTTTTGCTTGAATATTATGCACGGCATTCCAAACAAAACCGCTATTTTTCCCAAAAACTTCTATAAGATACTTCACCTCTTCCCTTACTTCTTCTGGAGACCCAAAAGGCAAAGTTTTCTGGGTATTCACCCCTCCACCCCAAAAGGTAAACCATTTTCCATATTGTTCTTTTAATTGCACCGGTTCCATATTCGCCGCTGAAATCTGTACCGGATTAAGAATATCAAATCCAGCCTCATGAAGATCTGGAAGGAGAGGAGAAATTGAACCACAAGTGTGAATAAAAGTTTTCCACTTTGTATATTGGTGGATCCAATTATTAACCCTTTGGTGAAAAGGCTTGAATAGTTCCCGGTATAAATCTGGAGAAACAAAGAGACCATTTTGCGACCCGAAATCAGCAGCTGATATAACGATAACTTGTATTTTATTTCCAATCGCCTGAAAAACTAATTTTAGGTTTTCTAAGGCAATTTCGGTCATTCGAGCAAAGACGTCTTTAATAAAATCTTTTCTGGTTATAAGAGAAATGTACCACTCTTCAAAGTCCCGTATCCCTTTGGGATCAGGAAGACCGCATCCAGGTATATGAGCGATATCACTCATATTGCTACCCGACACACCTCGAAAGATTATTCCATACTGGGTATCTCGAAAAAGGCGTTCGGCTTCTGATTCATAAAAACGTAAGGTTTCTTCCTGAAGAATCTTATATTCTTCGGTTTGATTTTCCACGGTGAGCTCCGATTCGATAACTTCTTTTTTTCGAATC
Protein-coding sequences here:
- the larC gene encoding nickel pincer cofactor biosynthesis protein LarC, with the protein product MILHCDCFSGISGDMFLGGLIDLGLPIEFLQEELTKLKIPLLIQAEKVTKRSIQATQVKITDPEEHHHHAHHHDHNHHHHRPAKELVRILQESDLSSSIKEKSISLLWKIAQAEGNIHGQKPEEVFLHEVGGLDTIVDITGAIIGLNYFHIKKVFASTIPTGFGFIETAHGKLPIPAPATVELLKGVPIKSGHIPYELTTPTGAAIISGITNEFVIFPHMVIEKIGYGAGHHDFEIPNTLRLFLGHIPEYEQTEENILIETNLDDMSPQIIEYVSDKLFDIGALDVFTTPIFMKKQRPAIKLSIIIQPDLFERVKNILFQETTTLGFREFQFKKVFLAREDRFVETVWGKVRVKISKHQKGFRITPEYEECKTIAQKFQIPLLDVIRSVHQAAIENEQNNTTY
- a CDS encoding ABC transporter ATP-binding protein; this encodes MNVEQPLLKIDNLHVYYGGIHALKGISLEVYKNKIVSLIGANGAGKSTTLRTISGLVRSRTGTIKLKDNLIGDLPTHRIVEMGIAMVPEGRRIFPNLTVMENLILGCYIRKDMVQIKNDMDWIFSIFPRLKERTWQKGGTLSGGEQQMLAVGRALMSRPQLLMMDEPSLGLAPLLVKEIFQIIKKINQEGATILLIEQNARAALEISDFAYVMETGKITTSGEGKSLLFDEKVRKAYLGED
- a CDS encoding ABC transporter ATP-binding protein: MNNRIEPILSLEGLTMVFGGLIAVNDFNFQLQDGDLAGLIGPNGAGKTTIFNMITGQYIPTKGKVDFMNQELNHLPPHTITSLGIARTFQNIRLFGNLSVLDNVLVSFQKDLKKTFFSAMWETPGYIRQEKAMREEGKQLLEAVGLLNLEEEAKNLPYGQQRRLEIARALATHPKLLLLDEPAAGMNPHETMDLMSFIQRIRREFNLTILLIEHDMKVVMGICEKVAVMDFGIKIAEGTPNEIRNNPKVIEAYLGVEG
- a CDS encoding branched-chain amino acid ABC transporter permease, which gives rise to MGKRDYILTAILFVILLFGLWLAQNYLNAYMVRILNTAFIYVIAAVAYNLINGIAGQFSLGPNGFMALGGYTVALLMLPVYQKIQVYFLTPLIWPFSVITFPSYLFILSLVFGGLVAAGGAFLIGFPTLRLRGDYLAIASFGFSEIIFVLANNFIPLTNGALGIKGIPQYTNLWWTGGLAFLTVFLIRNLVNSSYGRALKAIREDEIAAQAMGINPFRMKLLAFAVSGFFAGVAGGLFVTLISTVSPTLFTFAMTFNLLIIVVLGGLGSITGSVVTAFIFAFLQEILREVEAPHTIGSFTIPGIPGMRMVVFSALLVVMMIFYRRGLFGTKELSWDLVFRLFRKKEPQDEQ
- a CDS encoding branched-chain amino acid ABC transporter permease, which produces MSFTQFFQQLMNGFSLGSLYALLAIGYTLVYGILSLINFAHSDVFMLGTYFAFYMIAIFMLPWWLSVIISVVLCAIVGMTIERVAYRPLRSAPRISALITAVGVSYFLENLGLVVLGARPKGFPRPDLMKNVYVIAGAKIQGVSFWVPIISIGILLVLLYIVYKTKVGMAMRAVAKDMETTRLMGVNIDQIILYTFALGSALAGAGGVMWAAKFPQINPLMGIFPGWKAFTAAVVGGIGNVVGAMIGGFIIGLAEILIAAFFPSLTGYKDAFVFGLLILFLIIKPNGIMGETLKEKV
- a CDS encoding ABC transporter substrate-binding protein — its product is MKKLSCFGIFLAILLIVSIPVFGQDTVKIGANLEMTGSVAAYGQMINEGVELIMDIVGTEVLGKQVEYVLVDNKSDKVEAANAATRLIDKEKVVAIIGPAISGSMLSAGPICEEKMVPQISATSTNPLVTQDKKYSFRATFIDSYQGVAAAQYAYEDLDAKSVAILSDIAQDYCVALGNFFKEGYEKLGGEVLTVQHCKTGDQDFSAQLTTIMNLNPDVIYLPNYYTEIALICRQARDLGYEGKILGGDGSDAPELIDIGGDAVEGFYFTAHGDTEKALTEIGQKYFDAYRAKFNKEPGVFGALAADCYIIILDAIKRANSFEPEKIAAAIEDTKDLEVTTGKITIEKGDALKPVVVKQVEGGKAKLLGTIEVK
- a CDS encoding uroporphyrinogen decarboxylase family protein; the encoded protein is MTSRERLIAAMNHQPVDRIPFDLGSTSITGIHVSSLYALKVSLGLISPQEPVKVVNPFLMLGEVDEALRKRLEIDTISLPTVGNSFGFKNENWKPWKLFDGTPVFVPEKFNTVPDRNGNILQYPKGDKKFQPSACMPNGGFYHDPLIRKKEVIESELTVENQTEEYKILQEETLRFYESEAERLFRDTQYGIIFRGVSGSNMSDIAHIPGCGLPDPKGIRDFEEWYISLITRKDFIKDVFARMTEIALENLKLVFQAIGNKIQVIVISAADFGSQNGLFVSPDLYRELFKPFHQRVNNWIHQYTKWKTFIHTCGSISPLLPDLHEAGFDILNPVQISAANMEPVQLKEQYGKWFTFWGGGVNTQKTLPFGSPEEVREEVKYLIEVFGKNSGFVWNAVHNIQAKVPVENLKALFEAIQEHRARN